A stretch of Eleutherodactylus coqui strain aEleCoq1 chromosome 2, aEleCoq1.hap1, whole genome shotgun sequence DNA encodes these proteins:
- the LOC136610380 gene encoding olfactory receptor 11L1-like has protein sequence MLGINLTIIHLLGFQETHRATFIVFFLFFVVYCGTVCGNLLIIILVSTSKNLHTPMYFFLTQLSVSDIILATDILPNILHMAVVKDNMISFIDCIVQFYFFDVSETVDCLLLTVMSYDRYLAICHPLHYMYIVNCPFCLRMVVGTWMMSASVVLIHTLTITTLNFCGPNKIDHFFCDLDPILQLSCSDITMVEIEVTILSALLVVIPFFIIIISYIYIIFTILQIPSITGRQKAFSTCSSHLGVVSMYYGTLLSVYLVPNRNQSWKITKFLSLLYTVVTPLMNPIVYSLRNKDLQNAVKKFISDLFNSERNYY, from the coding sequence aTGCTGGGTATAAACCTGACCATCATCCATCTCTTGGGATTTCAGGAAACCCATAGAGCAACATTCAtagtcttcttcctcttctttgtgGTTTACTGTGGGACGGTGTGTGGAAACCTTCTGATCATTATACTGGTGTCCACCAGCAAGAACCTCCAcactccaatgtacttcttcCTCACACAACTCTCTGTGTCAGACATCATCCTGGCGACTGATATTCTTCCTAATATTCTCCACATGGCTGTGGTTAAGGACAACATGATATCTTTCATTGATTGCATTGTTCAGTTCTACTTCTTTGATGTCTCAGAAACTGTTGATTGTCTCCTTCTAACGGTGATGTCTTATGACAGATATCTGGCCATCTGCCACCCTCTGCACTATATGTATATTGTGAATTGCCCATTCTGCCTGAGGATGGTTGTGGGGACTTGGATGATGAGTGCTTCTGTAGTATTAATTCACACCCTTACAATAACTACACTGAACTTCTGTGGGCCGAATAAGATTGACCACTTCTTCTGTGATCTTGATCCCATTCTTCAGCTTTCATGCTCGGATATTACTATGGTTGAGATTGAGGTTACGATTCTTAGTGCTCTGTTGGTGGTTATCCCTTTCTTCATCATTATCATTTCATATATTTATATCATCTTCACCATTTTGCAGATCCCATCCATCACTGGAAGGCAGAAGGCTTTCTCCACCTGCAGCTCCCACCTGGGTGTAGTGTCTATGTATTATGGGACTCTTCTTTCTGTTTATTTGGTTCCAAACAGAAACCAGTCTTGGAAAATCACCAAATTTCTGTCCTTGTTGTACACTGTGGTGACTCCATTAATGAATCCCATTGTATATAGCCTTCGAAATAAAGACTTACAGAATGCAGTCAAAAAGTTCATCAGTGACCTCTTTAATAGTGAAAGAAATTACTATTGA